Proteins from a genomic interval of Heteronotia binoei isolate CCM8104 ecotype False Entrance Well chromosome 7, APGP_CSIRO_Hbin_v1, whole genome shotgun sequence:
- the ZHX1 gene encoding zinc fingers and homeoboxes protein 1, translated as MASKRKSTVPCMVLASEPDPDLEAVSDVEEGPPVTTPAESVMSDEDSREYVDSDNQPNKKVEGGYECKYCTFQTTDLNMFTFHVDSEHPNVVLSSSYVCLECRFVTKRYDALSEHNVKHHPGEENFKLTMVRRNNQTIFEQTVNDLTFDGSFVHEDKAEETEGSEFPNSGISISKTPIMKMMKNKNEAKRIAVLHGAAEERPGEEKDTETDPDCEEIIEKPVSTATDTSTSNTPATETISTIVNPTTLIQPTQVIATIASPQNSNLISKVLIPVNSIPTYNSALDNNALLLNTYSKFPYPTVSEITLLANQAKYTEEQIKIWFSAQRLKHGVSWTPEEVEEARRKQFNGTVHTVPQTITVIPAHISTAGNGLPSILQTCQIVGQPSLVLTQVAGAGTLPVTTPIALTVAGVPNQPQLQKAQVQTAQPVAETKQVAAVPAAVPAPQPTKSEVVIANADSAGARAKKTKEQLTELKISYLKNHFPQDSEITRLMKITGLTKGEIKKWFSDTRYNQRNSKHNHYNNLGNDSCPIIIDSSDETNESPTLASPQQKQSWNASDGTTQKFKEKTPKQLQVLEDSFQNNSILTDDELARLMSETNLTRQEIDAWFTEQKKSKSLSEESEELNESNGSISKETSTETSGGEGTQKSGKLSKKTPEQLHMLKMSFVRTQWPSAEEYDKLAEESGLPRPEIVSWFGDTRYAWKNGGLKWYYSYQGANANSVNGQSGSRRRGRGRPKGRGRGRPRGRARGNNKRIKHWDRTPVIKFKTGKAILKDYYLKHKFLNEQDLDELVAKSHMGYEQVREWFADMQKRAEQGLELFDEEEEEEELLDEDDEEEDEDDEETDDSDNWEPPRHVRRRLSKSD; from the coding sequence ATGGCAAGTAAACGAAAATCCACCGTACCCTGCATGGTGCTTGCAAGTGAGCCGGATCCAGACTTGGAAGCCGTGTCTGATGTTGAGGAAGGACCACCTGTGACCACACCGGCAGAAAGTGTGATGAGCGACGAGGATTCTCGAGAATACGTGGACTCGGACAATCAGCCAAACAAAAAAGTTGAAGGAGGATACGAATGCAAATACTGCACATTTCAGACTACAGATCTCAATATGTTTACTTTCCACGTTGACTCCGAGCACCCCAACGTTGTACTGAGTTCTTCTTACGTCTGTCTCGAATGCAGGTTTGTCACCAAAAGGTATGATGCTCTTTCGGAACATAATGTGAAGCACCACCCTGGCGAGGAGAACTTTAAACTGACCATGGTGAGACGTAACAACCAGACAATCTTCGAGCAGACGGTGAATGACCTCACTTTTGATGGGAGCTTCGTGCATGAGGACAAAGCTGAAGAGACAGAAGGATCTGAGTTTCCCAATTCAGGCATCTCGATTAGCAAAACCCCCATTATGAAAATGATGAAAAACAAGAATGAGGCCAAGCGGATTGCTGTTCTTCACGGTGCTGCCGAGGAACGCCCTGGGGAAGAAAAAGATACTGAAACTGACCCAGACTGTGAGGAAATAATAGAAAAGCcagtttctactgctacagacaccAGCACAAGTAATACACCGGCTACGGAGACTATTAGCACAATTGTGAACCCCACCACATTGATTCAACCTACACAAGTGATCGCCACCATAGCATCTCCGCAGAACTCCAACCTAATTTCAAAAGTCTTGATCCCTGTCAACAGCATTCCTACCTACAACAGTGCTTTGGATAACAACGCCCTCTTGCTTAACACCTACAGCAAGTTTCCCTATCCAACCGTGTCAGAGATTACACTTCTTGCTAATCAAGCAAAATATACCGAGGAGCAGATCAAGATCTGGTTCTCTGCCCAGCGTTTGAAACATGGGGTCAGCTGGACGCCTGAGGAAGTGGAAGAAGCGAGGAGGAAGCAGTTCAATGGCACTGTGCACACTGTCCCTCAAACAATTACGGTGATACCGGCACACATTTCAACAGCCGGCAACGGTCTGCCTTCCATTCTGCAGACCTGCCAAATTGTTGGCCAGCCCAGCCTAGTTCTTACACAGGTTGCTGGTGCAGGTACGCTTCCGGTGACAACCCCGATAGCCTTGACTGTGGCAGGGGTCCCAAATCAGCCCCAACTGCAGAAAGCGCAGGTCCAAACTGCACAGCCTGTCGCTGAAACCAAGCAAGTAGCCGCTGTCCCGGCTGCTGTCCCTGCCCCTCAGCCTACAAAATCGGAAGTGGTGATAGCAAATGCAGACTCTGCTGGAGCGCgtgcaaagaaaacaaaagagCAGCTGACGGAGCTAAAAATCAGCTACCTGAAAAATCACTTTCCTCAAGATTCTGAGATAACCAGGCTCATGAAAATAACAGGCCTGACGAAGGGGGAGATCAAAAAATGGTTCAGTGACACCAGGTACAACCAGCGAAACTCAAAGCATAACCATTATAATAATCTCGGCAACGATTCTTGCCCTATCATCATTGATTCGAGTGATGAAACAAACGAATCCCCAACCCTGGCCTCACCGCAGCAGAAGCAGTCATGGAATGCCTCTGATGGCACCACACAGAAATTCAAAGAGAAGacccccaagcagctgcaagtccTCGAAGACAGTTTTCAAAACAATTCCATCCTTACAGATGATGAACTGGCTAGATTAATGTCAGAAACTAATCTCACCAGGCAAGAGATCGATGCTTGGTTCACGGAACAGAAGAAGTCCAAAAGTTTAAGCGAGGAAAGTGAGGAACTAAACGAGAGCAATGGAAGCATCTCAAAGGAAACATCCACAGAGACATCTGGTGGCGAAGGGACTCAGAAGTCGGGAAAGCTAAGTAAGAAGACCCCAGAGCAGCTCCATATGCTGAAAATGTCATTTGTCCGGACGCAGTGGCCGTCCGCAGAAGAATATGACAAGTTGGCTGAAGAAAGCGGACTTCCTCGACCAGAGATTGTTAGTTGGTTTGGAGATACTCGTTATGCGTGGAAAAACGGTGGCTTGAAATGGTACTACTCCTATCAAGGGGCCAATGCAAATAGTGTGAATGGTCAAAGCGGTTCCAGGAGGAGAGGGCGAGGAAGACcaaagggaagagggagaggaaggcCTCGCGGGCGAGCCAGAGGGAACAACAAAAGGATCAAACACTGGGACCGGACTCCGGTCATCAAATTTAAAACTGGAAAAGCGATCCTGAAGGATTATTACCTAAAACACAAATTCCTTAATGAACAGGACCTCGATGAGCTGGTTGCCAAATCACATATGGGATACGAGCAGGTCAGGGAGTGGTTCGCGGATATGCAGAAGAGAGCAGAGCAAGGCCTCGAGCTGTTcgacgaggaggaggaagaggaggagctgctgGATGAGGACGACGAAGAGGAGGACGAGGACGACGAAGAAACGGATGACAGTGACAATTGGGAACCCCCTCGGCATGTTAGGCGTAGGCTCTCAAAATCAGACTGA